The Molothrus aeneus isolate 106 chromosome 30, BPBGC_Maene_1.0, whole genome shotgun sequence genome contains a region encoding:
- the LOC136567781 gene encoding keratin, type II cytoskeletal 6A-like encodes MSRISFRSSTGGGMRGFSSGSAIVGGGGGGTRSSFSSVSVSRVGGGRAGGGGGFGAGGGFGSRSLYNLGGSKRISYSSVGGGLRSGAGGGYGFGLGYGGGAGAGFGLGGAGGGGGYGLGSGFGLGGPGFGGRGGPGFPVCPPGGIHEVTVNQSLLAPLKLDIDPEIQKVRTQEREQIKTLNNKFASFIDKVRFLEQQNKVLETKWTLLQEQGHTVTRKSLEPIFEAYINNLRRQLDSLVGERGRLDSELRSMQDMVEDFKNKYEDEINRRTGAENEFVVLKKDVDGAYMNKVELQGKADALAEEINFLRALYEAELSQMQQQVSDTSVVLSMDNNRNLDLNSIIAEVKAQYEDIANRSRAEAEAWYQNKYEELQVSAGRHGDDLRNTKIEISEINRMVQRLRNEIDSVKKQCANLQAAIAEAEERGEMALKDAKAKLTELEDALQKAKADLARQLREYQELMNVKLALDIEIATYRKLLEGEESRLAGEGVGAVSVSVVSSSSGMGYGGGSCLGLGGGLGMGGGGGGSSYTMSSSGFGGGSGGFGASGGFGGGLSYGGGSSFSSGSSRGVSSNTGGSVRIVSKTTTSKKTIR; translated from the exons ATGAGCCGTATCTCTTTCAGATCATCTACTGGAGGGGGCATGAGGGGCTTTAGCTCAGGCTCTGCTATTGTAGGAGGTGGCGGTGGTGGGACCAGAAGCAGTTTTAGCTCTGTGTCTGTCTCCAGAgttggaggaggaagagctggaggTGGAGGAGGCTTTGGAGCTGGCGGTGGCTTTGGCAGCAGAAGTCTCTATAACTTGGGTGGAAGCAAAAGAATTTCCTACAGCTCGGTCGGTGGAGGTCTACGGAGCGGAGCCGGGGGCGGATACGGCTTCGGTCTTGGCTATGGTGGCGGAGCAGGCGCTGGCTTTGGCTTAGGAGGAGCCGGTGGTGGTGGTGGCTATGGGCTGGGAAGTggatttgggctgggagggcccGGATTTGGTGGCCGAGGTGGCCCCGGGTTCCCTGTTTGCCCGCCTGGTGGCATCCATGAAGTGACTGTCAACCAGAGCCTCCTGGCACCCCTCAAGCTGGATATCGATCCGGAAATCCAGAAGGTGCGAACACAGGAGAGGGAGCAGATCAAGACCCTCAACAACAAATTTGCCTCCTTCATTGACAAG GTGCGCTTTTTGGAGCAGCAGAACAAGGTGCTGGAGACCAAGTGGACCCTCCTCCAAGAGCAGGGTCACACTGTCACCAGGAAGTCCCTGGAGCCCATTTTCGAAGCCTACATCAACAACCTCCGGCGGCAGCTCGACAGCCTGGTGGGAGAGAGGGGCCGGCTGGACTCCGAGCTCCGGAGCATGCAGGACATGGTGGAAGACTTCAAGAACAA ATATGAAGATGAGATCAACCGGCGCACAGGTGCTGAGAACGAGTTCGTGGTCCTCAAGAAG GACGTGGATGGTGCCTACATGAACAAGGTTGAGCTCCAGGGCAAGGCGGATGCGCTGGCAGAGGAAATCAACTTCCTGAGAGCTTTGTATGAGGCG GAGTTGTCCCAGATGCAGCAGCAAGTGTCCGACACCTCCGTGGTTCTGTCCATGGACAACAACCGGAACCTGGACCTCAACAGCATCATCGCCGAGGTCAAGGCGCAATACGAGGACATCGCCAACCGCAGCCGCGCCGAGGCCGAGGCTTGGTACCAGAACAAG taCGAGGAGCTCCAGGTCTCTGCTGGGAGACACGGGGATGACCTGAGGAACACCAAGATTGAGATTTCAGAGATCAACCGGATGGTCCAGAGGCTGCGGAACGAGATCGACAGCGTGAAGAAACAG TGTGCCAACCTCCAAGCAGCCATTGCTGAGGCTGAGGAGCGTGGGGAGATGGCCCTCAAGGACGCCAAGGCCAAGCTGACCGAGCTGGAGGATGCCCTGCAGAAAGCCAAGGCTGACCTGGCCCGGCAGCTCCGGGAGTACCAGGAGCTCATGAACGTCAAGCTGGCCCTGGACATCGAGATTGCAACCTAcaggaagctgctggagggCGAGGAGAGCAG GCTTGCTGGAGAAGGAGTCGGAGCTGTCAGTGTCT CTGTGGTCAGCAGCTCCAGCGGGATGGGCTACGGCGGCGGGAGCTGCCTGGGCCTGGGCGGGGGGCTCGGCatgggcggcggcggcggcggcagcagctaCACCATGAGCAGCAGCGGCTTTGGAGGCGGCAGCGGTGGCTTCGGAGCCAGCGGAGGCTTCGGCGGGGGGCTCAGCTATGGCGGCggcagctccttcagctctgggagcagccgTGGCGTCAGCTCCAACACGGGAGGCAGTGTCAGGATCGTTTCCAAGACCACCACCAGCAAAAAGACCATCAGATAA